The Acidobacteriota bacterium DNA segment CAGATAAGCCACCCCTAACCACACCCCTGCCAGAATCGTATTGAGCGTCGAAAAAAAGCTGACACTGGGATTGCCGAGATGCAAAACTCCGAAAATCGTTGAGGTAATCAATAAAGCAATAGGCGCGCCGATGTTGTGGGTCAACGCCTGAAAGGCAAAGCCGCGAACCATCGCTTCTTCATTTGCCGCCGAGATAAGAAAAGTAATTGCCAGGACAATAAACGCGAATACCAGAAAGTTAATGCCGGATACTTGTACATTGAATGTCGTCGCGCCGCTTGCCGCCGCGATGGCAACCGCAACCGTGAGCGTTGTTGCGCCCAACACCAATCCCCAAACGAAATCCCGCAACCAGCCTTTATGCAACGCAAATCCGGTTGATAAAAAGCTGCGATGCTCCAAAGCTCTCGCGCAAATCGCATTTGCCGCAAGCACCGCCAGTAAACTTCCGGCGTTGTATAACATAAAGCCGAATAGCTCTCGCCACTCGGCGGCAGGTCGCTCCGTAGAGATAGTCAACAGCGGTTTCAAGGCTGGCACAAGGGCGCTCAGCAGAAAAACCACGGCGTTAATCAACAAGAAAATCGCCACGTAAAGGACAAAAAAAATCAACACGCGCCAGCCGCAACGAAACTCCTCTTCATCGTTAAAAAATATGGTTTTTATCAGATTAATCGGTTCGCTCATGGTGAGCGAATCTATAGACGGGCTGCGCGAGTGTCAAGAAAGGTGTGGTGAAAAAAATACGGTTGGCGCTAACCAGACAGATGAAAAGAGAAACAGGATGAAGCAGATGGGGTGTTAATCAAATCAGTTCGCTTCTCATCCGTCCAGTTAGCGCCAACCGCGGCGCGAAAACAATTCACCAAGCAAAGTTCAACGAACGAAATTCAAAAATCTAAAATCGTGATTGATGCAATGATCAATTCTTTTTCCCCTGCCTAATTGCCACCATTTTTACGAGCGCGGCGTTCCTCTTTTGAGGGCGATGGTTGTGGCGGCGGAGGTGGCGGCGCGGAACGCGGCTCTTCTCGCTGGCGCATCTCGCGACGCTCCTGTTTTTCCTGCTGGCGTTCTTCTCTCGGTCGCGGTTGTTCAACGGGCTTTTGCGGTTCTTCGCGGCGGCGTTCATAACGATTGCCGTTATCGTTTTGCGGCTGCTCCTGGCGCTCCTGACGTTTACGTTCACGATTGGCATTGCCTTGATTGGACTCGCCACCATTTTGCGTTTCGTTATCGGTGCGACGCGAACGCCAATCCGAATTGTTTGGCGATTGGTCGTCGTTATTGCGTTCACGTTTCTTGCGTTCCGCCGCATTATCGCTGTTCGGATATTCCGTCGGTGTCGAACGCTGCGATTTCCAATTGGCATTGCTATCGCTTTGCGACTTCTCTTCTCGCGTAACAATCGACCCTTCATCCGCGCGCTCGAATTTTCTTCTGGCGCGCGATGAATCATTATTGGCAGCATCGGTGTTGCGATTGCGGTTATCGGAATTGCCGTTCGCCTCGCCGTTGTTCTGCGATTTATCTTTCGAGCGTGAAGTTCCTTCGCCGGTTGAAATTTCGCTTCCTGTATCACCGCGATAAACGCGCCGATTTTTCAGACTACCGGAATCGGTCATCGTCGGGGTGCCGATGAATTTGCGTTCACGCGGCGGCGCGTAAGTAACTTCGGTGTCGGTCGGGCGTTGGCGTGTGACTACCGAACGACCGATGATCTCTTTCGGCGGCGCAACCGGACGACGACTATTGCTATCACCATTGCGCCACACCACCACGCCGGAATTTTCAGCGGCGCGCAAATCCGGCAAGCCTGGTTTAACGGCGCCTTCGACTCGCGTGATGTGGGTATTGTCTATGCTTTTCAATCGACCATTTGGTCTGCCGCCAAATTCATTCGCCGCCACCCAGGTGATGCCGTTTTGATTGCGCGGGCGACTGCCACTATCGGGTCTGCGCCAGGCATCGCGGGTTGTTGGATATTGCAAATGTCTGTGTGGGTTATCATTTCTAAAGCGGTTCGGATTGCGCCAACGTTCACCGGGCGCAAGCGGACACCAACCGACATGGCTGCCGCCTGTGTTGTAGAAGGAAACCAAAGCGGGCCGCCATTGATAATAAGAATGCCCATAGTTGTAATAACGATTATGAAAGCCCGGAACCCATGCCCAACCGAGATTGTTGATATAAGCCCAGCGTCCGTAATGATACGGCGCCCAGCCCCAAGGTTCGCTCGAAAGCCAGGTCCAGCCGGTTCGCGGAATCCACAACCAACGACCTGTACGATAAGGCGCCCAACCACTGGCAACGCGCGGCACCCAGCAATTTCCATAACTCGAAACATTCGTCCAGAATCCGTAAGCCGCAAGGTCGCTCGCGCCATAAAAGCAATTGTAATTGGTCTCGTAACTGCTCACATAATCGGGCGAGGTATTGATGTAGTTCGTGGCAATCGTGGTGTCGCGGTCATAACTCCATCTATCCCAATCATCGTTGGAATTGTCGGCAACGATTTCAAGTCTGCCGTTTGGCGTCGTATCAATGGTTAGTCGCTGATTTTCGCGAACCCGAAAATCACCATCATCAGTTGAGACTTCGGCAGAACCACGCCGCACAATCACTTCCGAATCGCGTTCGCCTCGCACATTGATGCGATAGATGCCGTCACGTTGTAAAATCAATGCCGAATTCGGGGTATCCACTTCAAAGCGATTCCAGGCTGCGCCGAAGCGTTCGAGGCGAATGATAGCGATGCCTTCGGTGATTTCAAGCAAAGCCGCAGTGTGCGAAAGTTCGGTAATCGTTAAAGCGGTCTGTTCGGATAATCGCACATAATTGCCGCGTCCGAATTGAATCTCGGCGCGCCCCCGCTTGCCAACATAAATCTGATCGCCGGAAAGCAATGGCAAATTTTCAACCGCATCAGACCATTCCGTTACCCCCGCCCGCAAAAATGAAACATCCCCGTCAACGAACGAGACACGCGCCACGCGCTCGACCGGTTCATCGTCTTCGCCGCTCAATGATTCATCGTCATAGCTTTGCGTTGAACCATCGAGAACGAGTTTGGGCGTTTGATTATCTTGAGCAAATGAACTGATCGGAAAAATATTGATTGCCAAAAACGCGGTCAGCAGGATGAGGATGGGGAGACCTTTTTTCATTTTCTTACCCTCGGTTATCGGAGATTCAATCGCCACGTTCCGGGCAACTGCCGTGCCGCACGATTATTGGCTGAGGTAAATTTAAAAAACCGCAGAAATTTTGCAGAAATAAACGAAAAACTGCTGAATAGGCTGGCAGGATGTTAAGATGACTAAGAAAAAATACACGATATGGTGTAGCCCTGTCCTTAAATCGGCATGCGTCGGAGCGCGATTTTGCTCAAGTTTACCGCTTCTTCAATAAGGGCTAATTCGTATCTTTGGCTGACCGATAGCCGGGGCGCGCGCGTACTTTTGCATCCTTGCGCGAGACTTCAACTTTTATTTTATGAAATTTACCATCGCGCTTTTCATTCATCGGATAGTAACCGATTAAATATTGATTGCGTATCTCATCGAGAATCGCTGCAAAAGCCGAGCGCGTCGCTGCAAAAGTTTCTGCTTGAAAAACCGTTCCGGCGGTTCGCGATGTCAGCGACAACAAATACGCATCAGCCTCGCCGTACACCTTATTGAGTTGTTGAGTAATTTCATCCGGCGGGGGCGCATTTACCTGTGTGCGGTTGCCGGTTACGCCATCTTGATAAATGATGGGCGGAGTTGCGGTGCTGGTGCCGATTTCAATTTTCGGTCTCGGAAGTCCCGGAGGCGTCAGGTCTGGGCCACCGTATTCAGGCGGCAAAGGAATTCGCACATCGACTTCAAACGGCAAGTTTTTTTCGGGACGCTCTTTTTTTCGTTTGCGCGCTTCGGCTTCCTGCCACCAACGGGTATCGAATTTCACCACGTAAATCACTGCGCCCAATTCTTCGGCAAGCCGGTAATTGCTTTCGGCGGTGGCGTCAATGCTTTTCATGTCAACGCCATCGGTAAAGAGGATAACGGCGCGGCGACCGTCAACGGCTTTCAATTTGTTCAAGGCATTTTCAACCGCTTCATAAAGCAGTTTGCCAAATCCAGGTTCGGTCGCCGCAATCGCGTTTTCGATTTCCTTTTGCTCAGAGGTGAATTCCGTCAACTCGCGCACCTCGTTATCAAACGACATCACCATCATTTTATCCTGGGCGCTGAGTTCTCTTGCAAAACCCTGAGCGACCGCCTGCATGGCGCGCAACCGGTCGGCGGCACAATTCGAGGTATCCAGAATCAATACGGCATGGAAAGGCTGTTGCAAGGTTTTGAACAGTGCAACCTCCTGGCGTTTGCCGTCTTCAAGAATCGAAAAGTCGCTCGGTAATAAATTGCCGATGAATTTGCCGCCACGGTCAGATACGACGACAGGAACCTGGATTAATGTGGCGTTGAGTTTGACTGTATCCGGTTCTTGGGCAGTTGACTTTTGCGCGTTTGCCAAAGACCAGAGCGAACAAATCATCAATCCAGGAATTAAAATTCTGCTAATTGCACGACGAGAATACATCATTGATGAACTCCAAAACGCTTTCTATTGTGATGAACGAATGGTCGTTTGGCAATTTGCGTTATAGAAAATTGCCACTTGAAATATTTTTTCTTCCCAACTTCCAGTCTGCTAATTTTCCCATTAACCCTGAAATCCTGCGGGCATTGCTAAATCACAAGCAGGATTTTGAAAAACATACCGTTGACAGTGCTCGAATCCGGTCAGTATAATCTTGGACTTTCGTTTCAAGTAAAGTTTTGGAGAGAGATAACTATGTCATTTGCGATTATTCAATCAGGCGGCAAACAATTTCGCGTAAGCGAAGGCGAAGTGGTTCAGGTTCCGTCACTCAACGCGGAAGTCGGGGATGCAGTGGATTTTGAAACCCTTGTGCATAGCACCGACGACAGCGTTCAAGTCGGCGCTCCGGTGGTTGACGGCGTGCGGGTTTCCGGCACCGTAGTTGAACATGGACGCGGAAAGAAAATCATCGTCTTCAAGATGAAACGCCGCAAACAGTACAAGAAAACTCACGGTCATCGGCAAAATTATACGGCTGTGAAGATCGAATCACTCGGATAATTTTAAAATCATTATTTCATAACGGCACTCATCAGCCGCTACTAGAGGTTTTATGGCACACAAAAAAGGTGTAGGCAGTTCGCGCAATGGTCGCGATTCCAATGCTCAACGATTAGGGATTAAACGCTTCGGCGGTCAGGCAGTCAACGGCGGAGAAATTCTGGTTCGTCAACGCGGCACCCGTTGGAAACCCGGCAACAATGTCGGACGGGGTTCCGATGATACGCTGTTTGCCTTGATTTCCGGCGTCGTCAAATTCGAGGAAAAAGGACGCAAAGGCAAATTCATCAGCGTCTATCCACAAGCTTAGAATTGCGGATTGCAGATTGCGGATTGCGGATTGAAAGGCTTTCCAAATCCGCAATCCGCGATTCGCAATCCGCAATCAGAAGATGCAGTTTTTAGACCGAGCCAAGATAACAGTAAAAGGTGGCGATGGCGGCAACGGCGTAACAGCTTTTCGGCGTGAAAAGTTTGTCCCACGCGGCGGTCCATCAGGTGGCGACGGCGGTCGCGGCGGTTCGGTCATCCTCGAAGCTACTGACCAACTCAACACCCTCCTGCAATTTCGCTTCAATCCCGAATATCGCGCCGGTCGCGGCGGTCACGGTGAAGGTTCCAATAAACACGGACGCGATGGTGAAGATGTCATCGTGTTGGTGCCGGTCGGCACACTGATAACTGACGCCGACACCGGCGAATTGATTCACGATTTTACCGAACTCGGCGAACGAGTAGTTATTGCGCCGGGCGGTCGCGGCGGTCGCGGCAATGCGCAATTTGCGACTTCGACGAATCGCGCCCCGCGTTATCACGAAGACGGACGACCGGGGGCGGTGCGCGTCTTGCAACTGGAATTGAAACTCATCGCTGATGTCGGCTTAGTCGGATTTCCCAACGCCGGTAAATCGACGCTGATTTCGCGCATCTCGGCGGCAAAACCGAAAATCGCCGATTATCCGTTCACGACGCTTGAACCGCATCTCGGGGTCGTCGCTTATGACGATTATAAAACCTATGTGGTCGCCGATATTCCCGGTTTGATTGAAGGCGCGCACGAAGGCATCGGACTTGGACTCGATTTCCTGCGCCACATCGAACGCACCAAAATGCTTCTGCATGTCGTGGATGTTTCGTCGACAGGTCGCGACCCGGTTGAAGATTTTCAAATCATCGAACGCGAGTTGCAGTCTTACAATCCGGCGTTGCTTAATAAGCCGCAGATGGTTGTGGCGTCAAAGCTCGATGCGCTCGATGATCCGGCGCGTCTTGCAGCGTTACGTGAGTTTTGCGAAAAACGCCAACTGGAAATCTTGGAAATCTCCTCAGTCACTGGGCTTGGCATTAAAGAATTGATTTACCGGCTCGGCAAAAAAATCGAACAATTTCAGCAAGAGGAAAAGGTTTCTGGGTTGTAGTTTCCGGGTTGTGGTTTCTAGTTATCTACTGAAAGCAATTATCCCAGAAACCAAAAACCAGGAGCCAGAAACCACAGACCGGAAACCGCATGAGCGAAAAACGCATTGGAGTTTACGGCGGCACCTTTGACCCGATTCATATCGGACACATTGAAATCGCCCGGGCAGTGGTTCGACGCTTTGCGCTCGAGCAGTTGTTAATCATCCCTGCGCATCGACCGCCGCATAAAACGACCAATCATATCTCTGAAGCGCATCATCGTTATGAGATGGCGCGGCTGGCGTTTAAAGACGAACCGCGCATTGAAGTTTCCAAAATGGAAATCGAACTCCCGGAAAAACCTTACACGGTGCAAACCCTGGAAAGGTTGCAGGCTCAATATGGCAACGCGATAAAATTCTTTTTTGTGATGGGTGGCGATTCGTTTGCAGAGCTTCATTTGTGGCGTGAATACCAGCGGTTGCTGGCGATGACCAACATTATCGTAAGCCTTCGCCCAGGTCATGAATTATCGGCGTCACATTTGGATGACACGATTCGCGCCCGCGTGATTGATTTGCGCGGGCAGTTGAAGCATCGGCAAGACCCGGTTGCAAAAGCGGAAGGTTGTTTTATCTATTTGACCGATTATGTCAATCAAAACGTCTCATCTACGGAAATTCGTCGCCGTGTAAAAAATGGCGAAAGCATTAACGGATTGACGCCGCTCGCCGTCATTGATTACATAGAGAGGCACAAACTTTATAGGCAAAATGTATGAGTAGAAACCCGAAAGAGATTGCGAACGCATTAGAGATTGAAGATGCCGTGCAAATCGCCGCACAGGCGGCGAGCGATAAAAAAGCTCAAGACCTGGTGGTTCTCGATTTGCGCGAAGTGGCTTCGTTTACCGAATATTTCATCATCTGCAACGGCAACAACCAGCGACAGGTGCAAGCCATCGCCGACGAAATTGAAAAGCGTTTACGCGAAGCCGGCAAACGCCCGTTGCACATCGAAGGATTCACCAATGCCGAATGGATTTTGATGGATTATGGTGATTTTATCGTGCATGTTTTTGCCGACGCTGCACGCCGTTTTTATGATTTAGAGAGATTATGGCGCGATGCCAAACGTGTGCAACTAAGTATTCAATAATTTGCAATTTTGAGCGATAACTAAGACGGGCAACCGCCCCATAGAGATTGCATATTGGATTTGCCAGGCGCATGAATAAATTAATAGCTACCTCACCCGCTATGCAAAGAATTGCCGAACTCGCCGAGCGCGTCGCGCAAACCGATACCAGTGTTTTACTCCTCGGCGAATCGGGCACCGGCAAAGATTACCTGGCGCGTTACCTGCACGACCTCAGCCCGCGTCGCCAGAAACCTTTCGTCAAGGTTGATGGCGCGGCGCTGCCGGAAGATTTATTTGAATCGGAAGTCTTCGGCTACGAAAAAGGCGCGTTTACCGGTGCCAGCGAAGCTAAACCCGGACGTTTTGAAATGGCTGATGGCGGCACGCTGGTATTGGATGAAATCGCCAACCTCAGCCTGTCGGCGCAAGCCAAATTGCTGCGCGTTATCGAAGAACGCAGCTTTGAACGACTCGGCGGCAAACAGACCATCAAACTCGATGTTCGCATCATTGCAGTCGCCAATGTCGATATGAAAGAGGCGGTGCGCGCGCAGGCGTTTCGTCAGGATTTGTATTATCGGTTGGCAGTGCTCACGATTGAATTGCCGCGTCTGGCGGCGCGCGCCGAAGACATTCCTTTACTTGCCGAACGGTTCGTTCAACAATTCGCACAGCGCAACGGGCGCAATCACCTGCAACTTTCAGATGAAGCATTGGCAAT contains these protein-coding regions:
- the nadD gene encoding nicotinate-nucleotide adenylyltransferase, yielding MSEKRIGVYGGTFDPIHIGHIEIARAVVRRFALEQLLIIPAHRPPHKTTNHISEAHHRYEMARLAFKDEPRIEVSKMEIELPEKPYTVQTLERLQAQYGNAIKFFFVMGGDSFAELHLWREYQRLLAMTNIIVSLRPGHELSASHLDDTIRARVIDLRGQLKHRQDPVAKAEGCFIYLTDYVNQNVSSTEIRRRVKNGESINGLTPLAVIDYIERHKLYRQNV
- the rpmA gene encoding 50S ribosomal protein L27, with amino-acid sequence MAHKKGVGSSRNGRDSNAQRLGIKRFGGQAVNGGEILVRQRGTRWKPGNNVGRGSDDTLFALISGVVKFEEKGRKGKFISVYPQA
- a CDS encoding VWA domain-containing protein, whose protein sequence is MMYSRRAISRILIPGLMICSLWSLANAQKSTAQEPDTVKLNATLIQVPVVVSDRGGKFIGNLLPSDFSILEDGKRQEVALFKTLQQPFHAVLILDTSNCAADRLRAMQAVAQGFARELSAQDKMMVMSFDNEVRELTEFTSEQKEIENAIAATEPGFGKLLYEAVENALNKLKAVDGRRAVILFTDGVDMKSIDATAESNYRLAEELGAVIYVVKFDTRWWQEAEARKRKKERPEKNLPFEVDVRIPLPPEYGGPDLTPPGLPRPKIEIGTSTATPPIIYQDGVTGNRTQVNAPPPDEITQQLNKVYGEADAYLLSLTSRTAGTVFQAETFAATRSAFAAILDEIRNQYLIGYYPMNEKRDGKFHKIKVEVSRKDAKVRARPGYRSAKDTN
- the obgE gene encoding GTPase ObgE, coding for MQFLDRAKITVKGGDGGNGVTAFRREKFVPRGGPSGGDGGRGGSVILEATDQLNTLLQFRFNPEYRAGRGGHGEGSNKHGRDGEDVIVLVPVGTLITDADTGELIHDFTELGERVVIAPGGRGGRGNAQFATSTNRAPRYHEDGRPGAVRVLQLELKLIADVGLVGFPNAGKSTLISRISAAKPKIADYPFTTLEPHLGVVAYDDYKTYVVADIPGLIEGAHEGIGLGLDFLRHIERTKMLLHVVDVSSTGRDPVEDFQIIERELQSYNPALLNKPQMVVASKLDALDDPARLAALREFCEKRQLEILEISSVTGLGIKELIYRLGKKIEQFQQEEKVSGL
- a CDS encoding DUF6600 domain-containing protein is translated as MKKGLPILILLTAFLAINIFPISSFAQDNQTPKLVLDGSTQSYDDESLSGEDDEPVERVARVSFVDGDVSFLRAGVTEWSDAVENLPLLSGDQIYVGKRGRAEIQFGRGNYVRLSEQTALTITELSHTAALLEITEGIAIIRLERFGAAWNRFEVDTPNSALILQRDGIYRINVRGERDSEVIVRRGSAEVSTDDGDFRVRENQRLTIDTTPNGRLEIVADNSNDDWDRWSYDRDTTIATNYINTSPDYVSSYETNYNCFYGASDLAAYGFWTNVSSYGNCWVPRVASGWAPYRTGRWLWIPRTGWTWLSSEPWGWAPYHYGRWAYINNLGWAWVPGFHNRYYNYGHSYYQWRPALVSFYNTGGSHVGWCPLAPGERWRNPNRFRNDNPHRHLQYPTTRDAWRRPDSGSRPRNQNGITWVAANEFGGRPNGRLKSIDNTHITRVEGAVKPGLPDLRAAENSGVVVWRNGDSNSRRPVAPPKEIIGRSVVTRQRPTDTEVTYAPPRERKFIGTPTMTDSGSLKNRRVYRGDTGSEISTGEGTSRSKDKSQNNGEANGNSDNRNRNTDAANNDSSRARRKFERADEGSIVTREEKSQSDSNANWKSQRSTPTEYPNSDNAAERKKRERNNDDQSPNNSDWRSRRTDNETQNGGESNQGNANRERKRQERQEQPQNDNGNRYERRREEPQKPVEQPRPREERQQEKQERREMRQREEPRSAPPPPPPQPSPSKEERRARKNGGN
- a CDS encoding sigma-54 dependent transcriptional regulator, with the translated sequence MNKLIATSPAMQRIAELAERVAQTDTSVLLLGESGTGKDYLARYLHDLSPRRQKPFVKVDGAALPEDLFESEVFGYEKGAFTGASEAKPGRFEMADGGTLVLDEIANLSLSAQAKLLRVIEERSFERLGGKQTIKLDVRIIAVANVDMKEAVRAQAFRQDLYYRLAVLTIELPRLAARAEDIPLLAERFVQQFAQRNGRNHLQLSDEALAILMDYDFPGNIRELRNIIEHAVSGSNRDLIDIEHLPEYLRSAGRLMQSRSHKPSLAELEAVYIREILEYVRGNKTRASEILGISRKNLYEKMRRYHIGVGRGE
- the rsfS gene encoding ribosome silencing factor; this encodes MSRNPKEIANALEIEDAVQIAAQAASDKKAQDLVVLDLREVASFTEYFIICNGNNQRQVQAIADEIEKRLREAGKRPLHIEGFTNAEWILMDYGDFIVHVFADAARRFYDLERLWRDAKRVQLSIQ
- a CDS encoding CPBP family intramembrane glutamic endopeptidase, which codes for MSEPINLIKTIFFNDEEEFRCGWRVLIFFVLYVAIFLLINAVVFLLSALVPALKPLLTISTERPAAEWRELFGFMLYNAGSLLAVLAANAICARALEHRSFLSTGFALHKGWLRDFVWGLVLGATTLTVAVAIAAASGATTFNVQVSGINFLVFAFIVLAITFLISAANEEAMVRGFAFQALTHNIGAPIALLITSTIFGVLHLGNPSVSFFSTLNTILAGVWLGVAYLMTRSLWLATALHASWNFVMVFVFGLPVSGIVFYKNFGWFAGESPHWSWLSGGIYGPEGGAAATVALIVCTLVIWKSGLFSTSKEMVEAIKHGKRQPEMTRLFAKETDDGLQ
- the rplU gene encoding 50S ribosomal protein L21, yielding MSFAIIQSGGKQFRVSEGEVVQVPSLNAEVGDAVDFETLVHSTDDSVQVGAPVVDGVRVSGTVVEHGRGKKIIVFKMKRRKQYKKTHGHRQNYTAVKIESLG